The Catenuloplanes niger genome includes a window with the following:
- a CDS encoding OmpA family protein yields MTRRRRLSLVWLVSVIGMVAIVALQVGPNRHRMEDDLTRRSAQALAQVAGLSPVEVAFTGRDGVLRAGDEATASRAREIVARLEGVRTVRAVVPPKAEPVRPPAPSLRVAIADGRVTLTGTVPAVADRDLIRDAVDGFATVDDRVVAGEVTGDGLAGLPALLAGLPRRAAELTVELAAGVLTLTGTAGSETEWIALTTAARGTGLTVVDRLGVVDLGAQLADVPPLLFPEGSAWLSPQAQRNLWRTAGLLNAYPSATVRIEGHTDAFEAGDPLSAERAVAVRDVLVSFGIDGGRLTTDGLAHDRPDRPDDTDDGRAHNRRAVLAVTGPAGP; encoded by the coding sequence ATGACGAGGCGCCGCCGTCTGTCACTCGTCTGGCTGGTCTCGGTGATCGGCATGGTCGCGATCGTCGCGCTGCAGGTGGGCCCGAACCGGCACCGCATGGAGGACGACCTCACGCGACGGTCCGCGCAGGCGCTCGCCCAGGTGGCCGGGCTGTCGCCGGTGGAGGTCGCGTTCACCGGGCGGGACGGTGTGCTCCGCGCCGGCGACGAGGCGACCGCGTCCCGGGCACGGGAGATCGTCGCGCGGCTGGAGGGCGTGCGCACCGTGCGGGCCGTCGTGCCGCCGAAGGCCGAGCCGGTGCGTCCGCCGGCCCCGTCCCTGCGGGTCGCGATCGCGGACGGCCGGGTCACGCTCACCGGCACGGTGCCGGCCGTGGCCGACCGTGACCTGATCCGCGACGCGGTCGACGGCTTCGCCACGGTCGACGACCGGGTGGTCGCCGGCGAGGTCACCGGCGACGGGCTGGCCGGGCTGCCCGCGCTGCTGGCCGGGCTGCCGCGGCGGGCGGCCGAGCTCACGGTGGAACTGGCGGCCGGCGTGCTGACGCTGACCGGCACCGCCGGGTCGGAGACCGAGTGGATCGCGCTGACCACGGCCGCCCGCGGCACCGGGCTGACGGTCGTCGACCGGCTCGGTGTCGTGGACCTCGGTGCGCAGCTGGCCGACGTACCCCCGTTGCTGTTCCCGGAGGGCAGTGCCTGGCTGTCGCCGCAGGCGCAGCGGAACCTGTGGCGCACCGCCGGGCTGCTGAACGCGTATCCGAGCGCGACGGTCAGGATCGAGGGGCACACCGACGCGTTCGAGGCGGGCGATCCGCTCAGTGCGGAGCGCGCCGTCGCGGTTCGCGACGTCCTCGTCTCGTTCGGCATCGACGGCGGCCGGCTGACCACCGACGGTCTCGCCCACGACCGTCCGGACCGGCCCGACGACACCGACGACGGCCGGGCCCACAACCGGCGCGCGGTGCTCGCGGTCACCGGCCCGGCCGGTCCCTGA
- a CDS encoding bifunctional 4-hydroxy-2-oxoglutarate aldolase/2-dehydro-3-deoxy-phosphogluconate aldolase — protein sequence MRELPSAAQVLDRVFAGRVLLAVLRGLPIDRTVALAEAVWDTGLGVVEVPLHAPSSRDALAAVARLGAERGEVVGAGGVLTPDLVPVAKAAGAAFTLSPGFDPDVLRVSLAAGLAHVPGASTPTEIQRALRTGCRWLTAFPAAPLGPSWIRALRDVFPQVALIATGDVTVANAAEFRTAGARCLGVDGALLPPGGLAALVAALGPVPDATGPGAAPA from the coding sequence GTGCGCGAGTTGCCGTCGGCCGCGCAGGTGCTGGATCGCGTCTTCGCGGGGCGGGTGCTGCTGGCCGTGCTGCGTGGCCTGCCGATCGATCGGACGGTGGCGCTCGCCGAGGCCGTCTGGGACACCGGTCTCGGCGTGGTCGAGGTGCCGCTGCACGCGCCGTCGTCCCGGGACGCGCTCGCCGCGGTCGCCCGTCTCGGCGCCGAACGTGGCGAGGTGGTCGGCGCGGGCGGCGTCCTCACGCCCGATCTGGTGCCGGTCGCGAAGGCCGCAGGCGCCGCGTTCACGCTGTCTCCCGGCTTCGACCCGGACGTGCTCCGGGTCAGCCTCGCGGCCGGTCTGGCCCACGTGCCGGGTGCCAGCACCCCGACGGAGATCCAGCGTGCGCTCCGGACCGGCTGCCGGTGGCTGACCGCGTTCCCGGCGGCGCCGCTCGGCCCGTCCTGGATCCGCGCGCTGCGTGACGTCTTCCCACAGGTCGCGCTGATCGCCACCGGCGACGTGACCGTCGCGAACGCGGCCGAGTTCCGCACCGCGGGGGCGCGCTGCCTGGGCGTGGACGGCGCGCTCCTGCCGCCCGGCGGCCTCGCCGCCCTGGTCGCGGCGCTGGGCCCGGTGCCTGACGCCACCGGCCCCGGGGCGGCACCGGCCTGA
- a CDS encoding helix-turn-helix domain-containing protein, giving the protein MSASRGTVRLDTERIDDGTFGDWDRQIGLPLPRFTQDTTGASSRLRGVASRARDVAVMDFHTTTRVRAGGVPGRGELRLHVVQRGAWTFRYGRDAVPVPAGRFLLGRSTGMTGFDVGPRTTARTVGLSPGALAPLTGDPFIRGAAGAPEVRLLLAHASMLHETIGELTEAGLGAARDAMVELVRGVLHGYVDEAEPRLAHALARAARDLADTRLTDPELTPATLARALHVSVRTLHRAFAGTGEPVTAYLRRRRLEEAHAALTAAALVSAAPPAVSALAARWHFADSSHFIRAFRRHYGLTPARYAREVARRAPGEPRT; this is encoded by the coding sequence ATGAGCGCATCGCGCGGCACGGTCCGGTTGGACACCGAGCGGATCGACGACGGCACGTTCGGCGACTGGGACCGGCAGATCGGCCTTCCGCTGCCCCGCTTCACCCAGGACACCACCGGGGCCTCGTCGCGGCTGCGCGGCGTCGCGTCCCGCGCCCGGGACGTGGCGGTGATGGACTTCCACACCACCACGCGGGTACGGGCCGGCGGCGTGCCCGGCCGCGGGGAGCTGCGGCTGCACGTCGTCCAGCGGGGCGCCTGGACGTTCCGGTACGGCCGCGATGCCGTGCCGGTCCCGGCCGGCCGGTTCCTGCTCGGCCGCTCGACCGGGATGACCGGCTTCGACGTCGGACCCCGGACAACGGCCCGCACGGTCGGGCTGTCCCCGGGCGCGCTCGCGCCGCTCACCGGCGATCCGTTCATCCGCGGTGCGGCCGGCGCGCCCGAGGTACGGCTGCTGCTGGCGCACGCGAGCATGCTGCACGAGACGATCGGCGAGCTCACCGAGGCCGGCCTCGGCGCGGCCCGGGACGCGATGGTCGAACTGGTCCGCGGCGTGCTGCACGGCTACGTCGACGAGGCCGAGCCACGCCTGGCGCACGCGCTCGCCCGGGCCGCCCGCGACCTCGCCGACACGCGCCTCACCGATCCGGAGCTCACGCCCGCCACCCTGGCCCGCGCGCTGCACGTCTCCGTCCGCACGCTGCACCGCGCGTTCGCCGGTACGGGCGAGCCGGTCACCGCCTACCTTCGGCGCCGCCGCCTCGAGGAGGCCCACGCCGCGCTCACCGCCGCCGCACTGGTCTCCGCCGCGCCGCCGGCGGTCTCCGCGCTCGCGGCGCGCTGGCACTTCGCGGACAGCAGCCACTTCATCCGCGCGTTCCGCCGCCACTACGGCCTGACTCCCGCGCGGTACGCCCGCGAGGTGGCCCGCCGTGCCCCCGGCGAACCCCGCACGTGA
- a CDS encoding sugar phosphate isomerase/epimerase family protein: MEITFTHLQLAGALPPEPPRFGFDERLAAVAGAGGTGLATQVFELDELLATRSPAEVRALLDAHGVRFVELEAMYGWFAGDRGPEEALLRYAELFGVPRIKTAVLLLPPAVRPDADLLAERFAALCDRAAAAGTTVALEPVVVLPGFDHVAAHDLVRTVDRPNAGLLFDAWHVFRDPAGMGVVRSVAARHVAGLELTDGLATPKGGIYQDCVDERLLPGAGDFDLAGLLSALGATGADVPLSVEVLSTELRALSPAENARRTMAAVTSLLARG, encoded by the coding sequence ATGGAGATCACGTTCACTCATCTGCAGCTGGCCGGTGCGTTGCCGCCGGAGCCGCCGCGTTTCGGGTTCGACGAGCGGTTGGCGGCCGTGGCCGGTGCCGGCGGTACCGGGCTCGCCACCCAGGTGTTCGAACTGGACGAGCTGCTGGCGACGCGCTCACCGGCCGAGGTGCGCGCGCTGCTGGACGCGCACGGCGTGCGGTTCGTGGAGCTGGAGGCGATGTACGGCTGGTTCGCCGGCGACCGCGGGCCGGAGGAGGCACTGCTGCGGTACGCGGAGCTGTTCGGCGTGCCGCGGATCAAGACGGCGGTGCTGCTGCTGCCGCCGGCCGTGCGGCCGGACGCGGATCTGCTGGCCGAGCGGTTCGCGGCGCTGTGCGACCGGGCCGCCGCGGCCGGGACCACGGTGGCGCTGGAGCCGGTCGTGGTGCTGCCCGGCTTCGACCACGTGGCCGCGCACGACCTGGTCCGCACGGTGGACCGGCCGAACGCGGGCCTGTTGTTCGACGCCTGGCACGTGTTCCGCGACCCGGCCGGGATGGGGGTGGTGCGCTCGGTGGCGGCCAGGCACGTGGCCGGCCTGGAGCTGACCGACGGGCTTGCCACGCCGAAGGGCGGCATCTACCAGGACTGCGTCGACGAGCGGCTGCTGCCGGGTGCGGGCGACTTCGACCTGGCCGGGCTGCTGTCCGCGCTGGGGGCGACCGGCGCGGACGTACCGCTGTCCGTGGAGGTGCTCTCCACCGAGCTGCGGGCGCTGAGCCCCGCGGAGAACGCCCGGCGGACCATGGCGGCGGTCACGTCGCTGCTCGCCCGGGGGTGA
- a CDS encoding heparinase II/III domain-containing protein, producing MRTDQPGPLSAALREGRLAPRAGVDRAAFADVPAPTRDGIVAIADETLGTPWPQPTLTHWRAYLREGSRLAWEEPYFARRHRLHATALALALTGDADRYADELLDGVWLLAEETTWCLPAHDDLALGPERVVPDPARPYLDLFAAETAATLAWIRCLHADLFATVPGTAERVTAEIRRRVLDPFRTDGPGYPWFGAPMNWNPWIISNVIAAALLTDDDPAPIVAAAVRSLDAYLDGVPGDGGCPEGISYWWHSGARLFEALELLGVPAAVWSTPLIHRIARFPLTAHLGGEWSASFGDGAARVPHAHGRARKDHLSPALLHRYGRAVGDDEITAFARASRGDDPLTTLPSPMGRAIAALTDPVWRDAAPRTFPAPPVQWLPETQVASLRGGALHLIAKAGHNDEPHNHNDVGSFVLAVHGEPVVVDAGTGVYDRDSFGPDRYRAWFTRSAFHSVPEIDGHEQRPGPGFAARYVRLAGRTFTLDLAGAYPPEAGIESLRRTFTVDDDLVTLTDAWRLDHRPQRIRLRLLLRDDHRAVRIALPGHVRPRTEHLDLTDPQLHAVWGDRLTLMTLDVTAPAVTGEVTIRFTPGRAAT from the coding sequence ATGCGCACCGACCAGCCCGGCCCGCTGAGCGCCGCGCTCCGCGAGGGCCGGCTCGCACCCCGCGCCGGCGTCGACCGGGCCGCGTTCGCGGACGTGCCGGCGCCCACCCGGGACGGGATCGTGGCGATCGCGGACGAGACACTCGGCACGCCCTGGCCGCAACCGACGCTCACCCACTGGCGTGCCTACCTGCGCGAGGGCAGCCGGCTCGCCTGGGAGGAGCCGTACTTCGCCCGCCGCCACCGGCTGCACGCCACCGCGCTCGCGCTGGCGCTCACCGGCGACGCGGACCGCTACGCGGACGAACTGCTCGACGGCGTCTGGCTGCTGGCCGAGGAGACCACCTGGTGCCTGCCCGCCCACGACGACCTCGCCCTCGGCCCGGAGCGGGTGGTGCCCGACCCCGCCCGGCCGTACCTCGACCTCTTCGCGGCCGAGACCGCGGCCACGCTCGCCTGGATCCGGTGCCTGCACGCGGACCTGTTCGCCACGGTCCCCGGCACGGCGGAGCGGGTCACGGCCGAGATCCGCCGCCGGGTGCTCGACCCGTTCCGCACGGACGGCCCCGGCTACCCCTGGTTCGGCGCGCCGATGAACTGGAACCCGTGGATCATCAGCAACGTCATCGCGGCCGCGCTGCTCACCGACGACGACCCGGCCCCGATCGTCGCCGCGGCCGTGCGCAGCCTGGACGCCTACCTCGACGGCGTGCCCGGCGACGGCGGCTGCCCGGAGGGCATCTCCTACTGGTGGCACTCCGGCGCCCGGCTGTTCGAGGCGCTCGAACTGCTGGGCGTACCCGCGGCGGTGTGGTCCACGCCGCTGATCCACCGGATCGCGCGCTTTCCGCTCACCGCGCACCTCGGCGGGGAGTGGAGCGCCAGCTTCGGCGACGGCGCCGCCCGGGTGCCGCACGCGCACGGCCGCGCCCGCAAGGACCATCTCTCACCCGCGCTGCTGCACCGGTACGGCCGCGCGGTCGGCGACGACGAGATCACCGCGTTCGCCCGGGCGTCCCGTGGCGACGACCCGCTGACCACGCTGCCCAGCCCGATGGGCCGGGCGATCGCGGCGCTGACCGACCCGGTCTGGCGCGACGCCGCGCCACGCACCTTCCCGGCGCCGCCGGTGCAGTGGCTGCCGGAGACCCAGGTGGCGTCGCTGCGCGGCGGCGCGCTGCACCTGATCGCGAAGGCCGGCCACAACGACGAACCGCACAACCACAACGACGTCGGCAGCTTCGTGCTCGCCGTGCACGGTGAGCCGGTCGTGGTCGACGCGGGCACCGGCGTCTACGACCGGGACAGCTTCGGCCCGGACCGCTACCGCGCCTGGTTCACCCGGTCGGCGTTCCACAGCGTCCCGGAGATCGACGGCCACGAGCAGCGGCCCGGCCCGGGGTTCGCCGCCCGGTACGTGCGACTCGCCGGGCGGACCTTCACGCTCGACCTGGCCGGCGCCTACCCGCCCGAGGCCGGCATCGAGTCCCTGCGCCGCACGTTCACCGTCGACGACGACCTGGTCACCCTGACCGACGCCTGGCGGCTCGACCACCGTCCACAGCGGATCCGGCTGCGCCTGCTGCTGCGCGACGACCACCGGGCGGTACGCATCGCGCTGCCGGGCCACGTGCGGCCGCGCACCGAGCACCTCGACCTGACCGACCCGCAGCTGCACGCGGTCTGGGGCGACCGCCTGACCCTGATGACGCTGGACGTGACCGCGCCGGCCGTCACCGGCGAGGTCACCATCAGGTTCACCCCCGGGCGAGCAGCGACGTGA
- a CDS encoding AfsR/SARP family transcriptional regulator, producing the protein MNDALPETRYRLLGPVEARRGGEPVPVPAARQRAILAALLLRAGRIVAVGTLVDLLWGDRPPPTAVVTARNYVSRLRKAVPAVRTAAGGYRLDVPPGTLDLDRFERLTADARSQSPAAAVPLLDEALALWHGPPLADLGALPIHAIEAPRLDELRLAAIGDRLDALLRTGEAGRLVPELVRLVGRHPLRERFVGQLMQALHASDRLPEALDLYRRTRNRLVTDLAVEPGPVLRRLHQRLLETI; encoded by the coding sequence ATGAACGACGCTCTCCCGGAGACGCGATACCGCCTCCTCGGCCCGGTCGAGGCCCGGCGCGGCGGTGAGCCCGTGCCGGTCCCGGCCGCACGGCAGCGCGCGATCCTCGCCGCCCTGCTGCTGCGCGCCGGCCGCATCGTCGCGGTCGGCACGCTCGTCGACCTGCTCTGGGGCGACCGGCCGCCGCCCACCGCCGTCGTCACCGCCCGCAACTACGTCTCCCGGCTGCGCAAGGCGGTCCCGGCCGTGCGCACCGCGGCCGGTGGCTACCGGCTCGACGTGCCGCCGGGCACGCTCGACCTGGACCGCTTCGAGCGCCTCACCGCGGACGCGCGCTCGCAGTCACCGGCCGCGGCCGTACCGCTGCTGGACGAGGCCCTCGCGCTGTGGCACGGCCCGCCGCTGGCCGACCTCGGCGCGCTGCCGATCCACGCGATCGAGGCGCCGCGCCTGGACGAGCTGCGGCTGGCCGCGATCGGCGACCGGCTGGACGCGTTGCTGCGCACCGGCGAGGCCGGGCGGCTGGTGCCCGAGCTGGTGCGCCTGGTCGGCCGGCACCCGCTCCGGGAACGCTTCGTCGGCCAGCTGATGCAGGCGCTGCACGCGTCCGACCGGCTGCCGGAGGCGCTCGACCTCTACCGCCGCACCCGCAACCGGCTGGTCACCGACCTCGCGGTCGAGCCCGGACCGGTCCTGCGCCGCCTCCACCAGCGCCTGCTCGAAACGATCTGA
- a CDS encoding carbohydrate binding domain-containing protein: MRPVPRRLGLTLVLTLVAGLLAVVTTGSPALATHSNQIDDGTFGTGVGSWWSSSAAPIRTENNELCADVTGGTAVIHDVIVGRSGVQLTAGRSYTLTFDAKSTAAVQLRTRVQDGAAPYTGVLDQGFNVSPGLRRYAMPFTSTLTRTDGQVTFQVGGYQAAMTVCFDNVTLVETNEVSNGTFDAGIQHWWKGRAQTTIAAESGQLRIDTPGGTANPWDDIVGLSGVTLRAGKQYRLTLTGSATAARTVRTVVQTEASPWTSPLQQDFGLTTSAQTLSWTFTSPLTITAGQLLFQIGGTAGFTARFDNISLVEQPALANDPVLYWNDVLKQAIRESVEPQRSPTNLARAAAVMNTAIFDAVTSVTNIGTPYVGRITVPVDTHVASLESAVNMAAFDTLRVLFPNLTFTDELTAARGVLPNGTNSVQRDRGEGVGAAAASAVVANRSNDGSTSTATYTPSTTPGAWRPTDTTPAVTPFWGQVRPWTMTSGSQFRPPLPGGYSSYSTLLASQAYADQLNEVKNLGRATGSTRTAEQTDIAFFWANDVPGTYKPPGQLLEHTEIVAVQRGLGVLEHARLFALVSLAMADAAIAAWDAKFLTPIDLWRPQSAVQNADLDGRSDTVKDAAWLPLSINPAGQRFSPAFPAYISGHATFGGAWAAVMRNYFGLDHLEMRLTTEDPSRPTVVRTLPSFTAAAAENGRSRIYLGVHYQWDADNGVATGTQIGNQVFAGYLRP; this comes from the coding sequence ATGAGACCCGTTCCGCGCCGCCTCGGCCTGACCCTCGTCCTCACTCTCGTCGCCGGGTTGCTCGCCGTCGTCACGACCGGCAGCCCCGCACTCGCCACGCATTCCAACCAGATCGATGACGGCACGTTCGGCACCGGTGTGGGCTCGTGGTGGTCCAGCTCGGCCGCCCCGATCCGCACGGAGAACAACGAGCTCTGCGCGGACGTCACCGGCGGCACCGCGGTCATCCACGACGTCATCGTCGGCCGGTCCGGCGTGCAACTGACGGCCGGCCGGTCCTACACGCTGACCTTCGACGCCAAGTCCACCGCCGCCGTGCAGCTGCGCACCCGCGTGCAGGACGGGGCCGCGCCGTACACCGGTGTGCTCGACCAGGGCTTCAACGTCTCCCCCGGCCTGCGGCGGTACGCGATGCCGTTCACCTCCACGCTCACCCGGACGGACGGGCAGGTCACCTTCCAGGTCGGCGGCTACCAGGCCGCGATGACGGTCTGCTTCGACAACGTCACGCTGGTCGAGACGAACGAGGTCTCCAACGGCACCTTCGACGCGGGCATCCAGCACTGGTGGAAGGGCCGCGCGCAGACCACGATCGCGGCCGAGTCCGGGCAGCTGCGCATCGACACGCCCGGCGGCACGGCGAACCCGTGGGACGACATCGTCGGCCTGAGCGGCGTCACGCTGCGCGCCGGCAAGCAGTACCGGCTGACGCTCACCGGCTCCGCAACCGCCGCGCGGACGGTGCGGACCGTGGTGCAGACCGAGGCGTCGCCGTGGACCTCGCCGCTGCAGCAGGACTTCGGGCTGACCACGAGCGCGCAGACGCTGTCCTGGACGTTCACGTCGCCGCTGACGATCACAGCCGGGCAGCTGCTGTTCCAGATCGGCGGCACGGCCGGGTTCACCGCCCGGTTCGACAACATCTCGCTCGTCGAGCAGCCGGCGCTGGCCAACGACCCGGTGCTGTACTGGAACGACGTGCTCAAGCAGGCGATCCGCGAGTCGGTCGAGCCGCAGCGCTCGCCGACGAACCTGGCCCGGGCGGCCGCGGTGATGAACACCGCGATCTTCGACGCGGTCACCTCGGTGACGAACATCGGCACGCCCTACGTCGGCCGGATCACGGTGCCGGTCGACACGCACGTCGCGTCGCTGGAGTCGGCGGTCAACATGGCCGCGTTCGACACGCTGCGCGTCCTCTTCCCGAACCTGACGTTCACCGACGAGCTGACCGCCGCGCGCGGTGTGCTGCCGAACGGCACGAACTCGGTGCAGCGCGACCGCGGCGAGGGCGTCGGCGCGGCCGCCGCGTCCGCGGTGGTGGCGAACCGGTCGAACGACGGGTCCACCTCGACCGCGACGTACACGCCGAGCACCACGCCGGGCGCGTGGCGGCCGACGGACACGACGCCTGCGGTGACCCCGTTCTGGGGCCAGGTGCGGCCGTGGACGATGACCAGCGGGTCGCAGTTCCGGCCGCCGCTGCCCGGCGGTTACAGCTCCTACTCGACGCTGCTGGCCAGCCAAGCGTACGCGGACCAGCTCAACGAGGTGAAGAACCTGGGCCGGGCGACCGGCTCGACGCGGACCGCGGAGCAGACCGACATCGCGTTCTTCTGGGCCAACGACGTCCCCGGGACGTACAAGCCGCCGGGTCAGCTGCTGGAGCACACCGAGATCGTGGCGGTGCAGCGCGGCCTGGGCGTGCTCGAGCACGCACGGCTGTTCGCGCTGGTGTCGCTGGCGATGGCGGACGCGGCGATCGCGGCGTGGGACGCGAAGTTCCTGACGCCGATCGACCTGTGGCGGCCGCAGAGCGCGGTGCAGAACGCGGACCTGGACGGGCGGTCCGACACCGTGAAGGACGCGGCCTGGCTGCCGCTGTCGATCAACCCGGCCGGGCAGCGGTTCTCGCCCGCGTTCCCGGCCTACATCAGCGGGCACGCCACGTTCGGCGGCGCCTGGGCGGCCGTGATGCGTAACTACTTCGGCCTGGACCACCTGGAGATGCGGCTGACCACGGAGGACCCGAGCCGGCCCACCGTGGTGCGCACGCTGCCGAGCTTCACGGCCGCGGCCGCGGAGAACGGGCGCAGTCGCATCTACCTCGGGGTGCACTACCAGTGGGACGCGGACAACGGCGTCGCCACCGGCACCCAGATCGGCAACCAGGTCTTCGCCGGCTACCTCCGGCCCTGA
- a CDS encoding chemotaxis protein CheB has product MTCRDVIAVGASAGGVEALRALAQGLPAGLPAAVLVVLHMPREAPSALPAILSRHCALPVVAAADGEQITPGRVYVARPGHHLLLLGGRLRLSHGPSENGHRPAVDPLFRSVARSAGPRAIGVVLSGSQADGASGAVDIARRGGLTVIQDPADALYPSMPMAVSARRAPDHVATAAEMGGLLAKLTSVPLPEGLDLHMDPRLEDEVAISDVEARTTDRTPGATPAGFGCPDCGGNLFELGGEPIPHFRCRVGHAWSPESLLAEQAVATEGALWTALRALEEKAALSRRMAGRTSADGYRRTADDADHAAALIRQLIDRIADQPS; this is encoded by the coding sequence ATGACATGCCGGGACGTCATCGCGGTGGGCGCGTCCGCCGGTGGGGTGGAGGCGCTGCGCGCGCTCGCCCAGGGTCTGCCGGCCGGGCTGCCCGCGGCCGTGCTCGTGGTCCTGCACATGCCGCGGGAGGCGCCGAGCGCGCTGCCGGCGATCCTGAGCCGGCACTGCGCGTTGCCGGTCGTCGCCGCGGCCGACGGCGAGCAGATCACGCCGGGGCGGGTCTACGTGGCGCGGCCCGGTCACCACCTGCTGCTGCTCGGCGGCCGGTTGCGGCTCAGCCACGGGCCGTCCGAGAACGGGCACCGGCCCGCGGTCGACCCGCTGTTCCGGTCCGTCGCCCGGTCCGCCGGCCCGCGCGCGATCGGCGTGGTGCTGTCCGGTTCCCAGGCGGACGGCGCGTCCGGCGCGGTCGACATCGCGCGGCGCGGCGGCCTGACCGTGATCCAGGATCCGGCGGACGCGCTCTACCCGTCGATGCCGATGGCGGTGTCCGCCCGGCGCGCGCCGGACCACGTCGCCACCGCGGCCGAGATGGGCGGCCTGCTGGCGAAGCTCACATCCGTACCGCTGCCCGAAGGTCTTGATCTGCACATGGACCCGCGCCTGGAGGACGAGGTCGCGATCAGCGACGTCGAGGCCCGCACCACCGACCGGACGCCCGGCGCCACGCCCGCCGGGTTCGGCTGCCCGGACTGCGGAGGCAACCTGTTCGAGCTGGGCGGCGAGCCGATCCCGCACTTCCGCTGCCGGGTCGGGCACGCCTGGTCCCCGGAGAGCCTGCTGGCCGAGCAGGCGGTGGCGACCGAGGGTGCGCTGTGGACCGCGCTGCGGGCGCTCGAGGAGAAGGCCGCGCTCAGCCGGCGGATGGCCGGCCGGACGTCGGCGGACGGCTACCGGCGGACCGCGGACGACGCCGACCACGCAGCCGCGCTGATCCGCCAGCTCATCGACCGGATCGCCGACCAACCCTCGTGA
- a CDS encoding SigB/SigF/SigG family RNA polymerase sigma factor — protein MSALVGEELDLDLCAEEYTRARLDAGPAERERLREDLIRAAMPLAGRLASRYRGRGEPAEDLEQVARIGLVKTVDRYDSDRGSFTAFAVVTIRGELRRHFRDHTWSVHVPRRLQDLGLEVKRAADALTARFSRPPTQAEIADFLGVEESDVRAARTSLAGYSSESLNRRISDTDDTEIGDLFGALDPEMAAVDDRATLADLLLRVPRRDRRMLALRFWGNLSQAEIAEQFGISQMQVSRLLSRALTWLRTAMLTDVVPPWPGETDEPGVRMVVTSAPGRTRIARLHGEIDRDNASELRVRLMAALSTGRPSRLDVDLSGVSLLDAAGMRALMAVREIAAARGVGLRYTGVSAYLEQLIRATGLGVLLS, from the coding sequence ATGTCGGCACTCGTCGGTGAAGAGCTCGACCTCGACCTGTGCGCCGAGGAGTACACCCGGGCGCGCCTCGACGCCGGGCCGGCCGAACGGGAGCGACTGCGCGAGGACCTGATCCGTGCCGCGATGCCCCTCGCCGGTCGCCTGGCCAGCCGTTACCGCGGCCGGGGCGAGCCCGCGGAGGACCTGGAGCAGGTCGCGCGGATCGGTCTGGTCAAGACCGTCGACCGGTACGACTCGGACCGCGGCTCGTTCACCGCGTTCGCCGTGGTGACGATCCGGGGCGAGCTGCGCCGGCACTTCCGGGACCACACCTGGAGCGTGCACGTGCCGCGCCGGCTGCAGGACCTCGGCCTGGAGGTCAAGCGCGCCGCGGACGCGCTGACCGCCCGGTTCTCCCGCCCACCGACGCAGGCGGAGATCGCCGACTTCCTCGGCGTCGAGGAGTCGGACGTGCGTGCGGCCCGCACCTCGCTGGCCGGTTACTCCTCCGAGTCGCTCAACCGCCGGATCTCCGACACGGACGACACCGAGATCGGTGACCTGTTCGGCGCGCTCGACCCGGAGATGGCCGCGGTCGACGACCGGGCGACGCTCGCCGACCTGCTGCTGCGCGTGCCCCGCCGGGACCGGCGCATGCTGGCGCTGCGCTTCTGGGGCAACCTGAGCCAGGCGGAGATCGCGGAGCAGTTCGGCATCTCCCAGATGCAGGTGTCCCGGCTGCTCAGCCGCGCGCTGACCTGGCTGCGGACCGCGATGCTGACCGACGTGGTGCCGCCGTGGCCGGGCGAGACCGACGAGCCCGGCGTGCGCATGGTCGTGACCAGCGCGCCCGGCCGGACCCGGATCGCCCGCCTGCACGGCGAGATCGACCGGGACAACGCGAGTGAGCTGCGGGTACGGCTGATGGCCGCGCTCTCCACCGGGCGGCCGAGCCGGCTGGACGTCGACCTGAGCGGCGTGTCGCTGCTGGACGCGGCGGGCATGCGGGCGCTGATGGCGGTCCGGGAGATCGCGGCCGCCCGCGGGGTCGGGCTGCGGTACACCGGCGTCTCGGCGTACCTCGAGCAGCTGATCCGGGCGACCGGCCTCGGCGTGCTGCTGAGCTGA